From the Anguilla rostrata isolate EN2019 chromosome 12, ASM1855537v3, whole genome shotgun sequence genome, the window AGGCAAGGGTGAGAATGGAGAGGTggaaggggggagaaagaaggggGACATGGAAAAGAAGAGAGTGGAGGAGAAGGGTGATataaaaagggagagggaaaaggtGGAGGGTGAGGCTGACCCAAAAAAAGAGGAGATTGAGATAGAGGATAAAAAAGGAGGATGCAGGGAGAGTGACAGGGGGGGCCAGGGAAGGTGAAGAGGGGGAAtaaggaagaagagagaaagcgGCTCAGGAAAATCTGGAAGAtagagatgaagaggaggatggCTTTGAAAAAGCAGAGCGAGGAAGTGAGAAGATGAGAAGAGAAAAAGcaatgaggatgaggaggagctcaggaagaaaacaaagaatACTGCAGAGGGGAAAGACCCGGGTCTAAAGAAGCATTTGATGAAAATTAAGAACCAAaaagaagcaaagcaaaaagagcTAAAAGAGGCGGAGCTTCAGAAGATTGCTAAGAAAGGGCCCAAAGAGGCAGAGCTGCAGAGCAAGATCGCTAAGGCCTCATCAAAAACTAAGAAGAGAAAAAGCAATGAGGATGAGGACCTGCTtgagaagaaaacaaaggaCACTGAAGAGGAGAAAGACCcaggtttaaaaaagaatttggtGAAAATTAAGAAGCAAAAAGAAGTAAAACGAAAAGAGCCAAAAGAGGCGGACCTTCAGAAGGAGATCGCTAATAAAGAGCCAAAACAGGTGGAGCTTCTGAAGGAAGTCATTCAGCAGAAGAAAGAGGTGGGCATACAGACTGAGATGATTAATGCAGCAGAGAAAGAGGCGGAGCTTCAGGAGGAGATTACTCAGAATGAGCAAAAAGAGCTAAAGCTTCTGAAGGAGAtgataaagaagaagaaaaatgagtTGGACATTCTGCAGACAATGATTAAGGAGAGAAAAGAGGCGGGCCTTCAGAAGGAGgttattaagaagaaaaagaggcgGGGTTTCAGGAGGAGGTGATTAAGAAAGCACAAAAAGAGGCGGGGCTTCAGGAAGAAGTGATTAAGAAAGCACAAAAAGAGGCAGGGCTTCAGGAGGAAGTGATTAAGAAAGCACAAAAAGAGGCGGGGCTTCCGGAGGAAGTGATTAAGAAAGCACAAAAAGAGGCGGGGCTGAAtaagatgaagaagaaaaaagaggagaggCTTTTCAAGATTattcaggagaaaaaaagaggctgAGCTTCAGAATGAGATTATGAATATGAAGCCAAAAgggacaaaaacaaagaagagaaGAACGAGCGAGGTCCTGCAAGAGGCGCTTAAGGAGGAGAAAAGGATGACTCCACCAGGAGAAGGAGATCTGAAGGAGAAATGGATACTCATGGAAGAGGGCAACAAGTTTGCTGATGACATGAaggtgtgtatacacacacacacacacactgtacacacacacacacacgtagctCAGAAAGATGAATTCAAGAATGGGGGAAACTCTATGTAACAGCTTACCCTTGCTCTTACCATAGCAGAAGCAGAAGGAAGACACCAGACTGCCTGCTGTCTTGGAAAAAGAAGCCCGGACAGGACAGTAAACCCATGAGACCTATTAAGATTATGAAGGAACAAGAGGGAAACCAGCAATGGAGATGGTACAGAGGAAGGTACAAATGGAAGTTCCTTGAACACAGGGGACCGCTGTGTTCATCGCAGAATGCCAGCCCCTTCCCGATGGTGTCAGTTTCTACTGTTTCTCCAGTTTCTGGTGAGCACGGAGACGTAGCTAGAAACCACTTGACTTTGCatgttacttttaaaaatgtctagGGAaagatgagtgtgtgttgttacctgagaaaatgtgtgtgtgtgtgtgtgtgtgtgtgtgtgtgtgtgtgtgtgtgtgtgtgtgtgtgtgtgtgtgtgttatgtgatgtgtgtgtgtgtgtgtgtgtgtgtgtgtgtgtgtgtgtgtgtgtatgtgtatgtgttctcTGGCCTCAGGGTGAGCAGTGAAACTGAATCCCCATGCAGAGGAAGTGGCCTTCTTCTACGCTCAGATGCTGGACAATGAGTACACTGCCAAAGAGGTGTTCCGTAACAACTTTCTTACAGACTGGAGAAAGGTGAGAAacggggggagaagggggttggggggagggggggggtgatggaccCGCTCCCAGTCTCATTAGTGTTCACTTGTTACTacttgtgtgttttcaggcCATCAAAGCGGCCAATGAGAGGCTTACTGAAGAGTATGGCTACTGCACTCTGGACCAGCACCGTGAGCGCATTGGAAACTTCCGGATTGAGCCCCCAGGCCTGTTCCGTGGCCGAGGGGACCACCCCAAACGgcatgctgaagaggaggatTCAGCCTGAGGATGTCATCATCAACTGCAGCAAGtaagaggcatgctgggagctaGAGGCATGGTGGGAGTAAAGCCTGCTGGGAGTTAGAGGCATGTTGCTAAGTGTGAAGCTTGCTGGGAGTGAGTGCATGTTGCTAAATGTGATACATTCTGGGAGTGAGTGCATGTTGCTAAATGTGATACATTCTGGGAGTGAGGGCATGTTGGTACgtgtgatgcatgctgggagtgagGGCATGTTGGTACGTGTGATACATTCTGGGAGTGAGTGCATGTTGCTAAATGTGATACATTCTGGGAGTGAGGACATGTTGGTACGTGTGATGCATGCACTCACTCCCAGAATGTATCACATTTAGCAACATGCACTCACTCCCAGCACTCACACTTAGCAACATGCCTCTAACTCCCAGCATGCTGGAAGCTAGAGGCATGGTGGGAGTAAAGCCTGCTGGGAGTTAGAGGCATGTTGCTAAGTGTGAAGCTTGCTGGGAGTGAGTGCATGTTGCTAAATGTGATGCAAGCTGGGAGTGAGGGCATGTTGCTAAATATGATACATTCTGGGAGTAAGGACATGTTGGTACGTGTGATGCATGCTTGGAGTGAGGGCATGTTCCTAAatgtgatgcattctgggagtgaGGGTATGTTGGTACGTGTGATGCATGCCTGGAGTGAGGGCATGTTGGTGGAACAAGGAAAacaccaccctcaccccccccacagacaATCCAAAATCCCagagccccctgctggtcacagGTGGAAGGAAGTTCGCCGTGACAACACCATTACATGGCTGGCCAGCTGGACAGAGAACATGCAGAGCTCCTGCGAATACATCACACTTCATGCCAGCTCCGAGCTTAAGGTACACGTCGGACCCAACCCACACAAGGCAGTAACAGTTTGCTACAGAAACCACACTAGATATGCAGACCCCATTATAGACCAGGAAGTGATGCAACAGCAGGCAAAGTAAACCTTTTGCACTGTCCGCCCAGGGTGAGAAGGACTGGGAGAAGTACGAGGTGGCCCGGAGACTGAGCTCCTACGTGGACCAGATCCGGTCCCAGTACTACCAGGACATGGATTCCAAAGAGATGCTGATACGGCAGAGAGCCACCGCTCTCTACTTCATCGACAAGGTGAGTGGAGGGCAGGACTTCCTGTCTGCGACCGGTCTGTGCTGTCATTGGCTGAGCACATGGCCTGAAGGTGTGACGTGGAAACGACTGCCACCCTTCAGTTTGAGATGCTAAGGTCCACTGCATTATCGTTACGACCGAAACACGAAACGAACGGAGATTCGATTTGCCGCCGCAGCTGGCCCTGAGGGCGGGGAACGAGAAGGTGGCGGGGAGACAGCGGACACGGTGGGCTGCTGCTCCCTCCGTGTGGAGCACCTCACTCTGCACAGGCACCTGGGCGAGGACGAGTACGTGGTGGAGTTTGACTTCCCGGGAAAAGACTCCATCTGCTACTGCAGCCGAGTGCCCGT encodes:
- the LOC135236530 gene encoding rab effector MyRIP-like yields the protein MKIKNQKEAKQKELKEAELQKIAKKGPKEAELQSKIAKASSKTKKRKSNEDEDLLEKKTKDTEEEKDPGLKKNLVKIKKQKEVKRKEPKEADLQKEIANKEPKQVELLKEVIQQKKEVGIQTEMINAAEKEAELQEEITQNEQKELKLLKEMIKKKKNELDILQTMIKERKEAGLQKEVIKKKKRRGFRRR